In Paroedura picta isolate Pp20150507F chromosome 6, Ppicta_v3.0, whole genome shotgun sequence, one genomic interval encodes:
- the KCNE1 gene encoding potassium voltage-gated channel subfamily E member 1 — protein MAMAPNNTDLSIILSKLLKEYIDQTSSLKPRPVAPHDHHEVMYILLLLGIFAFFTLGVMLSYIRSKKLEHSHDPYNVYIATDIWHKKDKAELYAKVAENYRLCCVFENPLAVEHPNSHIPEVKPS, from the coding sequence ATGGCAATGGCGCCCAACAACACAGACCTGAGCATAATCCTTTCCAAGCTGTTAAAAGAATACATAGACCAAACAAGCAGCCTGAAGCCACGCCCTGTGGCCCCACATGACCACCACGAAGTCATGTATATTCTCTTATTGCTTGGAATCTTTGCCTTCTTCACCTTAGGAGTAATGCTTAGCTACATCCGCTCCAAAAAGCTTGAACATTCACATGACCCCTACAATGTGTACATTGCCACTGACATTTGGCATAAGAAGGACAAGGCTGAGCTGTACGCCAAAGTGGCAGAAAACTACAGATTGTGCTGTGTGTTTGAAAACCCTCTTGCGGTAGAGCACCCTAACAGTCATATTCCTGAAGTGAAGCCTTCATAG